The following proteins are encoded in a genomic region of Macrobrachium rosenbergii isolate ZJJX-2024 chromosome 31, ASM4041242v1, whole genome shotgun sequence:
- the LOC136855202 gene encoding uncharacterized protein gives MKQKFGRPGVSGRKRTLQPLSDNELHKRQRPLYVGEDDSDVGQLAEDAVTIRKHTDWLKREAGRQQLDKDGINHRLKKIKTQRREFLKVNSITDGLQEYPILRHRPWLVGEPFLQYGINSIGVLDQILAVLEKLENKTRYKCKLFDEYRQEKDSELQTTIDEAEKKGAVGVLVVTLKPFNNLWKISSSVQLKNGHL, from the exons ATGAAACAGAAATTTGGACGACCTGGAGTATCCGGCAGGAAAAGAACTTTACAGCCCCTGTCTGATAATGAATTGCACAAACGACAAAGGCCTCTG TATGTAGGTGAAGACGATAGCGATGTTGGCCAGCTAGCAGAAGATGCCGTGACCATACGAAAGCACACTGATTGGCTGAAGAGAGAAGCAGGGAGACAGCAATTGGACAAGGATGGCATAAACCATCGCTTGAAGAAAATTAAGACCCAGCGGAGGGAATTTCTTAAAGTCAATAGTATTACTGATGGACTACAGGAGTACCCAATATTGCGCCATAGGCCTTGG CTTGTTGGTGAGCCATTCCTGCAATATGGCATAAATAGCATCGGAGTCCTTGATCAAATACTTGCTGTATTGGAGAAGCTTGAAAACAAAACCCGGTACAAATGCAAGTTGTTCGATGAGTACAGGCAGGAAAAAGACAGTGAACTTCAAACCACAATtgatgaagcagaaaaaaaag GTGCTGTTGGTGTCTTGGTTGTTACACTGAAACCTTTCAATAATTTGTGGAAAATATCCTCATCGGTTCAGTTAAAGAATGGGCACTTATAA